The following proteins are co-located in the Pomacea canaliculata isolate SZHN2017 linkage group LG10, ASM307304v1, whole genome shotgun sequence genome:
- the LOC112573549 gene encoding trafficking protein particle complex subunit 13-like isoform X1 has protein sequence MEASRDKEQLLALKVMRLTKPTLMPFQPIVADSRDLCGDLLQQMNNQDMARPRGLDCFPLGDLLTLPQNFGNIFLGETFSSYISVHNDSNQICKDISLKADLQTGSQRISLTSVGQQPIPELLPDHSIDDVIHHEVKELGTHILVCAVSYAQASGERMQFRKFFKFQVLKPLDVKTKFYNAEDFLSDEVFLEAQIQNITPGPIYMERVSLEPSSQYTARELNSPDGKEGHLFGAVDYLSANDTRQYLYCLTPRPELYAETKVLKGVTNIGKLDIVWKTNMGEKGRLQTSQLQRVAPGYGDIRLTVESVPDTVTLETTFNVVCRITNCCERTMDLTLVLHNMPLLGVMWCGVSGRQLGKLPQNESMDLPLTLLAVTPGLQTISGLRLTDNFLKRTYEHDEIAQVFVIDEDTF, from the exons TAATGCGGCTGACCAAGCCGACGCTGATGCCGTTCCAACCAATCGTGGCTGACAGCCGAGACCTGTGCGGGGATCTGCTGCAGCAGATGAACAACCAGGACATGGCAAGACCTCGGGGGCTGGACTGCTTTCCGCTGGGGGACCTGCTGACCCTCCCACAGAACTTTGG aaacatttttcttggtgAGACCTTCTCCAGTTACATTAGTGTTCATAATGACAGTAATCAGATTTGCAAGGATATAAGTCTTAAG GCAGACCTTCAGACTGGCTCGCAGCGTATCAGCCTGACCTCTGTGGGCCAACAGCCCATTCCAGAACTGCTGCCAGACCACAGCATCGATGATGTCATTCACCATGAAGTGAAGGAACTAGGCACTCACAT aCTTGTCTGTGCAGTCAGCTATGCACAAGCATCAGGGGAGAGAATGCAGTTTCGAAAGTTCTTTAAGTTTCAG GTTCTGAAGCCActggatgtaaagacaaaattCTACAATGCAGAG GACTTTCTA TCGGACGAGGTGTTCCTGGAAGCTCAGATTCAGAACATTACACCTGGCCCCATCTATATGGAGCGGGTCAGCCTGGAGCCCTCCAGCCAGTACACCGCCCGAGAGCTCAACTCCCCGGACGGCAAAGAAGG ACACTTGTTCGGAGCTGTGGACTACTTATCGGCCAACGACACCCGCCAGTACCTGTACTGCCTGACCCCGCGACCCGAGCTGTACGCGGAGACCAAGGTGCTGAAAGGTGTCACCAACATCGGCAAGCTCGACATCGTCTGGAAGACCAACATGGGCGAGAAGGGGAGACTACAGACCAGTCAGCTGCAGAGAGTG GCACCAGGTTATGGCGACATACGGTTGACCGTGGAGTCCGTGCCAGACACTGTTACCTTGGAGACGACCTTCAACGTCGTCTGTAGAATCACTAACTGCTG TGAGCGCACCATGGACCTGACACTAGTGCTGCACAACATGCCCTTACTGGGTGTGATGTGGTGTGGTGTGTCTGGCCGACAGCTGGGCAAACTGCCTCAGAACGAGAGCATGGACCTCCCTCTTACTCTGCTAGCCGTCACTCCAGGACTTCAG ACCATCTCCGGGCTGCGGCTGACGGACAACTTCTTGAAGAGGACCTACGAGCATGATGAGATCGCGCAGGTCTTTGTCATCGACGAGGACACcttctag
- the LOC112573549 gene encoding trafficking protein particle complex subunit 13-like isoform X2, translating into MEASRDKEQLLALKVMRLTKPTLMPFQPIVADSRDLCGDLLQQMNNQDMARPRGLDCFPLGDLLTLPQNFGNIFLGETFSSYISVHNDSNQICKDISLKADLQTGSQRISLTSVGQQPIPELLPDHSIDDVIHHEVKELGTHILVCAVSYAQASGERMQFRKFFKFQVLKPLDVKTKFYNAESDEVFLEAQIQNITPGPIYMERVSLEPSSQYTARELNSPDGKEGHLFGAVDYLSANDTRQYLYCLTPRPELYAETKVLKGVTNIGKLDIVWKTNMGEKGRLQTSQLQRVAPGYGDIRLTVESVPDTVTLETTFNVVCRITNCCERTMDLTLVLHNMPLLGVMWCGVSGRQLGKLPQNESMDLPLTLLAVTPGLQTISGLRLTDNFLKRTYEHDEIAQVFVIDEDTF; encoded by the exons TAATGCGGCTGACCAAGCCGACGCTGATGCCGTTCCAACCAATCGTGGCTGACAGCCGAGACCTGTGCGGGGATCTGCTGCAGCAGATGAACAACCAGGACATGGCAAGACCTCGGGGGCTGGACTGCTTTCCGCTGGGGGACCTGCTGACCCTCCCACAGAACTTTGG aaacatttttcttggtgAGACCTTCTCCAGTTACATTAGTGTTCATAATGACAGTAATCAGATTTGCAAGGATATAAGTCTTAAG GCAGACCTTCAGACTGGCTCGCAGCGTATCAGCCTGACCTCTGTGGGCCAACAGCCCATTCCAGAACTGCTGCCAGACCACAGCATCGATGATGTCATTCACCATGAAGTGAAGGAACTAGGCACTCACAT aCTTGTCTGTGCAGTCAGCTATGCACAAGCATCAGGGGAGAGAATGCAGTTTCGAAAGTTCTTTAAGTTTCAG GTTCTGAAGCCActggatgtaaagacaaaattCTACAATGCAGAG TCGGACGAGGTGTTCCTGGAAGCTCAGATTCAGAACATTACACCTGGCCCCATCTATATGGAGCGGGTCAGCCTGGAGCCCTCCAGCCAGTACACCGCCCGAGAGCTCAACTCCCCGGACGGCAAAGAAGG ACACTTGTTCGGAGCTGTGGACTACTTATCGGCCAACGACACCCGCCAGTACCTGTACTGCCTGACCCCGCGACCCGAGCTGTACGCGGAGACCAAGGTGCTGAAAGGTGTCACCAACATCGGCAAGCTCGACATCGTCTGGAAGACCAACATGGGCGAGAAGGGGAGACTACAGACCAGTCAGCTGCAGAGAGTG GCACCAGGTTATGGCGACATACGGTTGACCGTGGAGTCCGTGCCAGACACTGTTACCTTGGAGACGACCTTCAACGTCGTCTGTAGAATCACTAACTGCTG TGAGCGCACCATGGACCTGACACTAGTGCTGCACAACATGCCCTTACTGGGTGTGATGTGGTGTGGTGTGTCTGGCCGACAGCTGGGCAAACTGCCTCAGAACGAGAGCATGGACCTCCCTCTTACTCTGCTAGCCGTCACTCCAGGACTTCAG ACCATCTCCGGGCTGCGGCTGACGGACAACTTCTTGAAGAGGACCTACGAGCATGATGAGATCGCGCAGGTCTTTGTCATCGACGAGGACACcttctag
- the LOC112573549 gene encoding trafficking protein particle complex subunit 13-like isoform X3 has translation MAMLVMRLTKPTLMPFQPIVADSRDLCGDLLQQMNNQDMARPRGLDCFPLGDLLTLPQNFGNIFLGETFSSYISVHNDSNQICKDISLKADLQTGSQRISLTSVGQQPIPELLPDHSIDDVIHHEVKELGTHILVCAVSYAQASGERMQFRKFFKFQVLKPLDVKTKFYNAEDFLSDEVFLEAQIQNITPGPIYMERVSLEPSSQYTARELNSPDGKEGHLFGAVDYLSANDTRQYLYCLTPRPELYAETKVLKGVTNIGKLDIVWKTNMGEKGRLQTSQLQRVAPGYGDIRLTVESVPDTVTLETTFNVVCRITNCCERTMDLTLVLHNMPLLGVMWCGVSGRQLGKLPQNESMDLPLTLLAVTPGLQTISGLRLTDNFLKRTYEHDEIAQVFVIDEDTF, from the exons TAATGCGGCTGACCAAGCCGACGCTGATGCCGTTCCAACCAATCGTGGCTGACAGCCGAGACCTGTGCGGGGATCTGCTGCAGCAGATGAACAACCAGGACATGGCAAGACCTCGGGGGCTGGACTGCTTTCCGCTGGGGGACCTGCTGACCCTCCCACAGAACTTTGG aaacatttttcttggtgAGACCTTCTCCAGTTACATTAGTGTTCATAATGACAGTAATCAGATTTGCAAGGATATAAGTCTTAAG GCAGACCTTCAGACTGGCTCGCAGCGTATCAGCCTGACCTCTGTGGGCCAACAGCCCATTCCAGAACTGCTGCCAGACCACAGCATCGATGATGTCATTCACCATGAAGTGAAGGAACTAGGCACTCACAT aCTTGTCTGTGCAGTCAGCTATGCACAAGCATCAGGGGAGAGAATGCAGTTTCGAAAGTTCTTTAAGTTTCAG GTTCTGAAGCCActggatgtaaagacaaaattCTACAATGCAGAG GACTTTCTA TCGGACGAGGTGTTCCTGGAAGCTCAGATTCAGAACATTACACCTGGCCCCATCTATATGGAGCGGGTCAGCCTGGAGCCCTCCAGCCAGTACACCGCCCGAGAGCTCAACTCCCCGGACGGCAAAGAAGG ACACTTGTTCGGAGCTGTGGACTACTTATCGGCCAACGACACCCGCCAGTACCTGTACTGCCTGACCCCGCGACCCGAGCTGTACGCGGAGACCAAGGTGCTGAAAGGTGTCACCAACATCGGCAAGCTCGACATCGTCTGGAAGACCAACATGGGCGAGAAGGGGAGACTACAGACCAGTCAGCTGCAGAGAGTG GCACCAGGTTATGGCGACATACGGTTGACCGTGGAGTCCGTGCCAGACACTGTTACCTTGGAGACGACCTTCAACGTCGTCTGTAGAATCACTAACTGCTG TGAGCGCACCATGGACCTGACACTAGTGCTGCACAACATGCCCTTACTGGGTGTGATGTGGTGTGGTGTGTCTGGCCGACAGCTGGGCAAACTGCCTCAGAACGAGAGCATGGACCTCCCTCTTACTCTGCTAGCCGTCACTCCAGGACTTCAG ACCATCTCCGGGCTGCGGCTGACGGACAACTTCTTGAAGAGGACCTACGAGCATGATGAGATCGCGCAGGTCTTTGTCATCGACGAGGACACcttctag